From a region of the Stenotrophomonas sp. BIO128-Bstrain genome:
- the gcvT gene encoding glycine cleavage system aminomethyltransferase GcvT translates to MTQKTLLNDTHRALGAKMVDFGGWDMPIHYGSQLDEHHLVRSDAGMFDVSHMTVVDLRGDQVKPFLRTLLANSVDKLKATGKALYSCMLNARGGVIDDLIVYYMADDFFRMVVNASTREKDLAWIRQQAAAFNVEVIEREDLAIIAVQGPTARERVISLLGEGDRAALEKLGRFAALETTTADGTALFVARTGYTGEDGFEILLPQSAVVAFWNALSAAGVRPAGLGARDTLRLEAGMNLYGQDMDEEITPYEAGLAWTVALDEGRDFIGRDVLEAQKAAGNARQLIGLVMDEKGVLRHGQVVLTAGGEGEILSGTFSPTLGKGIAFARVPGGELGEVRVDIRGKQVPVRVVKFPFVREGQPQPGVLIDG, encoded by the coding sequence ATGACCCAGAAGACGCTTCTCAACGATACCCACCGCGCACTCGGCGCCAAGATGGTCGATTTCGGTGGCTGGGACATGCCCATTCATTACGGTTCGCAGCTGGACGAGCACCATCTGGTGCGCAGCGACGCCGGCATGTTCGACGTCAGCCACATGACCGTGGTCGACCTGCGCGGTGACCAGGTCAAGCCGTTCCTGCGCACGCTGCTGGCCAACTCGGTGGACAAGCTCAAGGCCACCGGCAAGGCACTGTACTCGTGCATGCTCAATGCCCGCGGCGGCGTGATCGACGACCTGATCGTCTACTACATGGCCGACGATTTCTTCCGCATGGTGGTCAACGCCTCCACCCGCGAAAAGGACCTGGCCTGGATCCGCCAGCAGGCCGCGGCATTCAACGTGGAGGTCATCGAGCGCGAAGACCTGGCCATCATCGCGGTGCAGGGGCCGACCGCGCGCGAGCGCGTGATCAGCCTGCTCGGCGAGGGCGACCGCGCCGCGCTGGAGAAGCTGGGCCGTTTCGCCGCGCTGGAAACCACCACCGCCGATGGCACCGCGCTGTTCGTGGCCCGCACCGGGTACACCGGTGAGGATGGTTTCGAGATCCTGTTGCCGCAGAGCGCCGTGGTCGCCTTCTGGAATGCCCTGAGCGCCGCCGGCGTGCGTCCGGCTGGCCTGGGTGCGCGCGACACGCTGCGCCTGGAAGCCGGCATGAACCTCTACGGCCAGGACATGGACGAAGAGATCACCCCGTACGAAGCCGGCCTGGCCTGGACCGTGGCGCTGGACGAAGGTCGCGACTTCATCGGTCGCGACGTGCTGGAAGCGCAGAAGGCGGCCGGCAACGCCCGCCAGCTGATCGGCCTGGTGATGGACGAGAAGGGCGTACTGCGCCACGGCCAGGTGGTACTCACCGCCGGCGGCGAGGGCGAGATCCTGTCCGGCACCTTCTCGCCGACCCTGGGCAAGGGCATCGCGTTCGCCCGCGTGCCGGGCGGCGAACTGGGCGAGGTCCGCGTGGATATCCGCGGCAAGCAGGTTCCGGTGCGCGTGGTGAAGTTCCCGTTCGTGCGCGAAGGCCAGCCCCAGCCCGGTGTGCTGATCGACGGCTGA
- a CDS encoding serine hydrolase domain-containing protein, translated as MNQNNRRRPIRSAATGLLGMLMPIAMSSTAQTPVASPAALPVNIEESAPTAAPHTQPAAYRTTPAGLKVQPPAPGFNVASIESMAQQLTYGERVPGMAVAIVQGGRVLSARGYGVTDVNNPQQVDAHTVFRLASLSKAFAGTMAGLLVNDGTLRWDSKVTDYVPGFQLSTPEATERLTVADLLSHRVGLPYNAYDRDVEANAEYYTLTHKLAATSLKCLPGDCYAYQNVAFSLIGDVVYAASGSFYEQSVERRLFKPLGMDDASLGLAGIQASSRWARPHVRSRNGWVALTPKPTYYRLAPAAGVNASASDMAQWLLAHTGHRPDVLPAPLLATLHASLISTPGEMRSGWRRERLNSAGYALGWRTFDYAGHEVIFHAGAVQGYRGLVALVPERDLGIAIMWNGESSLPSGLLPTVLDQAMGLPTQRWLDVDTDFGSDNLMAEDAAPQGKRKGVSSNRAVASPR; from the coding sequence ATGAACCAGAACAACAGGCGCCGACCGATCCGTTCGGCGGCAACCGGGTTGTTGGGCATGTTGATGCCCATCGCCATGTCTTCCACCGCGCAGACCCCTGTCGCCTCTCCCGCCGCGTTGCCGGTCAACATCGAGGAGTCGGCGCCGACCGCGGCACCGCACACCCAGCCTGCAGCGTACCGCACGACCCCGGCCGGCCTGAAGGTGCAGCCGCCCGCGCCGGGCTTCAACGTCGCTTCGATCGAATCGATGGCGCAGCAGCTCACCTACGGCGAGCGCGTGCCCGGGATGGCCGTGGCCATCGTCCAGGGCGGCCGCGTGCTGAGCGCGCGCGGCTACGGCGTCACCGACGTCAACAACCCGCAGCAGGTCGATGCCCACACCGTGTTCCGCCTTGCCTCGCTGTCCAAGGCCTTCGCCGGCACGATGGCCGGACTGCTGGTCAACGACGGCACGCTGCGCTGGGACAGCAAGGTCACCGACTACGTGCCCGGCTTCCAGCTCAGCACGCCCGAGGCGACCGAGCGCCTGACCGTGGCCGATCTGCTCAGCCATCGCGTCGGCCTGCCGTACAACGCCTACGACCGCGACGTTGAAGCCAACGCCGAGTACTACACCCTCACCCACAAGCTGGCCGCCACCTCGCTCAAGTGCCTGCCCGGCGACTGCTATGCGTACCAGAACGTGGCCTTCAGCCTGATCGGCGATGTCGTCTACGCCGCCTCCGGCAGCTTCTACGAACAGTCCGTCGAGCGCCGCCTGTTCAAGCCGCTCGGCATGGACGATGCCAGCCTCGGCCTGGCCGGCATCCAGGCCAGCTCGCGCTGGGCCCGCCCGCACGTGCGCAGCCGCAACGGCTGGGTCGCGCTCACGCCCAAGCCGACGTATTACCGCCTTGCTCCGGCCGCCGGCGTCAACGCCAGTGCCAGCGACATGGCGCAGTGGTTGCTGGCCCACACCGGCCACCGCCCTGACGTGCTGCCCGCCCCGTTGCTGGCCACGCTGCACGCCAGCCTGATCAGCACCCCCGGCGAAATGCGCTCGGGCTGGCGCCGCGAGCGCCTCAACTCGGCCGGCTACGCCCTTGGCTGGCGCACCTTCGATTACGCCGGCCACGAAGTGATCTTCCATGCCGGTGCCGTCCAGGGCTATCGCGGCCTGGTCGCCCTCGTGCCCGAGCGTGACCTCGGCATCGCCATCATGTGGAACGGCGAGAGCAGCTTGCCCAGCGGCCTGCTGCCGACCGTGCTCGACCAGGCGATGGGCCTGCCGACCCAGCGCTGGCTGGACGTGGACACTGATTTCGGCAGCGACAACCTCATGGCCGAAGACGCCGCCCCGCAGGGCAAGCGCAAGGGCGTCTCATCGAACCGCGCCGTCGCCTCCCCGCGCTGA
- the gcvH gene encoding glycine cleavage system protein GcvH: MSEIPGDLKFLKSHEWARVEGNGRVTVGISDHAQGLLGDLVYVELPEVGQEVKAGEQAAVVESVKAASDVYSPITGTVVEVNSALSDKPETINEDAYGDGWIYVVEVAGLEEVNDLLGPDDYAELLENDDH; the protein is encoded by the coding sequence ATGAGCGAGATCCCCGGCGACCTCAAATTCCTCAAGTCCCACGAGTGGGCGCGCGTTGAAGGCAATGGCCGCGTCACCGTCGGTATTTCCGACCACGCCCAGGGCCTGCTCGGCGACCTGGTCTACGTTGAACTGCCGGAGGTTGGCCAGGAGGTCAAGGCCGGCGAGCAGGCTGCCGTGGTCGAGTCGGTCAAGGCCGCCTCGGACGTGTACAGCCCGATCACCGGCACGGTGGTCGAGGTCAATTCGGCCCTGAGCGACAAGCCGGAAACCATCAACGAAGACGCCTACGGCGACGGCTGGATCTATGTCGTCGAAGTGGCCGGCCTGGAAGAAGTCAACGACCTGCTGGGTCCGGACGACTACGCCGAGCTGCTGGAAAACGACGATCACTGA
- a CDS encoding choline dehydrogenase — protein sequence MYDYIVIGAGSAGCVLANRLSVDPACRVLLLEAGPRDTNPFIHMPAGLARLVNNCRINWNLDTEAEPALDGRRLWWPRGKVLGGSSSINAMCYVRGVPADYDGWEAAGATGWGWEQVLPWFVQGERNSRGASALHGDAGPLSVSDLRHHNPLSAAFIAAAQQAGHAHNPDFNGHQQLGVGLYQVTQREGARCSSADAYLRPARHRRNLTVLTGAHAVALSFDGTTATGVHYRRGGQHLHARAGTEVILSAGAIHSPHLLMLSGIGEADTLRCHGITPRVDLPGVGRNLQDHLDICTVVHTGPGVSYDRSSELRIAIDYFLRGHRGAGTSNLAEAGGFVRSSLATDARADVQFHFVPAMLDNHGRHRLPGDGYTLHACPLHPRSRGRLRLRDADARSAPRIHANYLGDTGGHDLKMMLECARLARTILAQPAFDRWRGTPVFPSHSNLDDTALEAFIRAKAETLYHPVGTCAMGQHAQAVVDPTLRVHGTRRLRVVDASVMPTLISGNTNAPTMMIAERAAHWIRTAAAG from the coding sequence ATGTACGACTACATCGTCATTGGTGCCGGCTCGGCCGGCTGCGTGCTGGCCAACCGGCTCAGCGTAGACCCTGCCTGCCGGGTGCTGCTGCTGGAAGCCGGCCCGCGCGACACCAACCCGTTCATCCACATGCCGGCCGGGTTGGCGCGGCTGGTCAACAACTGCCGCATCAACTGGAACCTGGACACCGAGGCCGAGCCCGCGCTCGACGGCCGTCGCCTGTGGTGGCCACGCGGCAAGGTGCTGGGCGGCTCCAGCTCGATCAATGCGATGTGCTACGTGCGTGGCGTACCAGCCGACTACGACGGCTGGGAGGCCGCCGGTGCCACCGGCTGGGGCTGGGAGCAGGTGCTGCCCTGGTTCGTGCAGGGCGAGCGCAACAGCCGCGGTGCCAGCGCGCTGCACGGCGATGCCGGTCCGCTGTCGGTGTCCGACCTGCGCCACCACAACCCTCTCTCGGCTGCCTTCATCGCGGCCGCGCAGCAGGCCGGCCACGCCCATAACCCCGACTTCAATGGCCACCAGCAGCTCGGTGTTGGGCTGTACCAGGTCACCCAGCGCGAAGGCGCGCGCTGCTCGAGCGCGGACGCCTACCTGCGCCCAGCGCGCCACCGGCGCAACCTGACGGTGCTGACCGGTGCTCACGCCGTCGCGCTGAGCTTCGACGGCACCACCGCCACCGGCGTGCACTATCGGCGTGGCGGGCAGCACCTGCATGCACGCGCCGGTACCGAGGTGATCCTCAGCGCGGGCGCCATCCATTCCCCGCACCTGCTGATGCTGTCCGGCATCGGCGAGGCGGACACGTTGCGCTGCCACGGCATCACGCCGCGCGTGGACCTGCCCGGGGTCGGCCGCAACCTGCAGGACCACCTGGACATCTGCACCGTCGTGCACACCGGCCCAGGCGTCAGCTACGACCGCAGCAGCGAACTGCGCATCGCCATCGACTACTTCCTGCGTGGCCATCGCGGCGCCGGCACCAGCAACCTGGCCGAGGCCGGTGGTTTCGTGCGCTCATCGCTGGCCACCGATGCCCGCGCCGACGTGCAGTTCCATTTCGTCCCGGCGATGCTCGACAACCACGGCCGCCACCGCCTTCCCGGCGACGGCTACACCCTGCATGCGTGCCCGCTGCACCCCCGCAGCCGCGGCCGCTTGCGGCTGCGCGACGCCGACGCACGCTCAGCGCCCCGCATCCATGCCAACTACCTGGGCGATACGGGTGGCCATGACCTGAAGATGATGCTCGAATGCGCGCGCCTGGCGCGCACGATCCTGGCCCAGCCCGCCTTCGACCGTTGGCGCGGCACGCCCGTGTTTCCGTCGCACAGCAATCTCGATGACACCGCGCTCGAGGCGTTCATCCGGGCCAAGGCCGAGACCCTCTATCACCCGGTCGGCACCTGCGCGATGGGGCAGCATGCCCAGGCCGTGGTCGATCCGACCCTGCGCGTGCACGGCACCCGGCGGCTGCGGGTAGTGGACGCTTCGGTGATGCCCACCCTGATCAGCGGCAATACCAACGCGCCGACGATGATGATCGCCGAGCGGGCCGCCCACTGGATCCGGACCGCCGCGGCAGGCTGA
- a CDS encoding hotdog fold domain-containing protein — protein MSAPLLTLYRRMQRWPAGRWLFSRAVCFKAPYFASIAPRITVLEPGRCEGRIAHRRKVTNHLGTVHAIALCNLAELTAGLMVDASLPKGMRWIPKGMEVQYLAKATGTQHAIATPEQPIVAAEAGYALPVKVQVRDDAGTVVFQARIAMWVSPVRR, from the coding sequence ATGTCCGCTCCCCTGCTCACGCTTTACCGCCGCATGCAGCGCTGGCCCGCCGGCCGCTGGCTGTTCTCGCGCGCGGTGTGCTTCAAGGCGCCCTACTTCGCCAGCATCGCCCCGCGCATCACCGTGCTCGAGCCGGGCCGCTGCGAAGGGCGCATCGCGCACCGGCGCAAGGTCACCAACCACCTCGGCACGGTGCATGCGATCGCGCTGTGCAACCTGGCCGAACTCACTGCGGGGCTGATGGTGGACGCTTCGCTGCCCAAGGGCATGCGCTGGATCCCGAAGGGCATGGAGGTGCAGTACCTGGCCAAGGCGACCGGCACCCAGCACGCCATCGCCACCCCGGAGCAACCGATCGTGGCGGCCGAGGCAGGTTACGCGCTGCCGGTGAAGGTGCAGGTGCGCGATGACGCCGGCACGGTGGTGTTCCAGGCGCGGATCGCGATGTGGGTGTCGCCGGTCAGGCGATGA
- the cysQ gene encoding 3'(2'),5'-bisphosphate nucleotidase CysQ, with translation MIKLTTDLRETVIAIAQDAAAAIMAVYATPFDVEIKSDHSPVTAADLGANQVIERGLAQLTPDLPILSEESAQVPWEVRQHWGAYWLVDPLDGTREFVKRNDEFSVNIALIYQGAPAFGVVLAPATGQVWHAMRGELAYRRDGMRDSVLRTRTPASAPLRVAASRSHRSEQTQALLDRMGDIEVLAQGSSLKFCRLAEGTLDVYPRLGPTSEWDTAAGQCVLHAAGGAVLSAETGKPFRYNRRETLLNGDFIALGDTRLPWREWLPA, from the coding sequence ATGATCAAACTCACGACGGATCTGCGCGAAACCGTCATCGCCATCGCCCAGGACGCGGCCGCCGCCATCATGGCCGTCTACGCCACCCCGTTCGATGTGGAGATCAAGTCCGACCACAGCCCGGTCACCGCCGCCGATCTCGGCGCCAACCAGGTGATCGAGCGCGGGCTGGCGCAGCTGACCCCGGACCTGCCGATCCTGTCCGAAGAATCGGCGCAGGTGCCGTGGGAGGTCCGCCAGCACTGGGGGGCGTACTGGCTGGTCGATCCGCTCGACGGCACCCGCGAATTCGTCAAGCGCAACGACGAGTTCAGCGTCAACATCGCGCTGATCTACCAGGGCGCACCCGCCTTCGGCGTGGTGCTGGCCCCGGCCACCGGCCAGGTCTGGCACGCCATGCGCGGCGAGCTGGCCTATCGCCGCGACGGCATGCGCGATTCGGTACTGCGCACCCGCACGCCGGCCTCGGCGCCGCTGCGGGTCGCCGCCAGCCGCTCGCATCGCAGCGAGCAGACCCAGGCGCTGCTGGACCGCATGGGCGATATCGAGGTGCTTGCGCAGGGCTCCTCGCTCAAATTCTGCCGGCTGGCCGAGGGCACGCTGGACGTCTACCCGCGTCTGGGCCCGACGTCCGAATGGGACACCGCCGCCGGTCAGTGCGTACTGCATGCCGCCGGTGGCGCGGTGCTCTCGGCCGAGACCGGCAAGCCATTCCGCTACAACCGCCGCGAGACCCTCTTGAACGGGGACTTCATCGCGCTGGGCGATACCCGCCTGCCGTGGCGCGAGTGGCTGCCCGCCTGA
- the mazG gene encoding nucleoside triphosphate pyrophosphohydrolase — protein MPATPELDRLLGIMARLRDPQQGCPWDLQQDFASIAPYTIEEAYEVADAIDRGDLDDLKDELGDLLLQVVFHAQMAQEQGAFGFADVARALSDKMERRHPHVFAQVQVNGAEDVNSNWEAIKRAERAAKGHTDTSALAGISRGLPEWQRAVKLQARAARVGFDWPGPAPVMDKVREELDEVAAEFARGPVEENHARLQEELGDLLFVCANLARHARVDVGAALRQANQKFERRFRAMEAQAHAAGQTMAALDLDAQEALWQQAKADEPKP, from the coding sequence ATGCCTGCCACCCCCGAACTGGACCGCCTGCTGGGCATCATGGCGCGCCTGCGCGACCCGCAGCAGGGCTGCCCCTGGGACCTGCAGCAGGATTTCGCCAGCATCGCCCCGTACACCATCGAGGAAGCCTACGAGGTCGCCGATGCGATCGACCGGGGTGACCTGGATGACCTGAAGGATGAACTCGGCGACCTGCTGCTCCAGGTGGTCTTCCATGCGCAGATGGCGCAGGAGCAGGGCGCGTTCGGGTTTGCCGACGTCGCCCGCGCGCTCAGCGACAAGATGGAGCGTCGCCATCCGCATGTGTTCGCCCAGGTCCAGGTGAACGGTGCGGAGGACGTCAACAGCAACTGGGAGGCGATCAAACGCGCCGAGCGCGCCGCCAAGGGCCACACCGATACCTCGGCGCTGGCCGGGATCTCGCGCGGCCTGCCGGAATGGCAGCGGGCGGTGAAGCTGCAGGCGCGCGCGGCGCGGGTGGGTTTCGACTGGCCGGGCCCGGCGCCGGTGATGGATAAAGTACGCGAGGAACTGGACGAGGTCGCCGCTGAATTCGCGCGCGGCCCGGTCGAGGAAAACCACGCGCGCCTGCAGGAAGAACTCGGCGACCTGCTGTTCGTCTGCGCCAATCTGGCCCGCCACGCCAGGGTCGATGTCGGCGCCGCACTGCGCCAGGCCAACCAGAAGTTCGAGCGCCGCTTCCGCGCGATGGAAGCCCAGGCCCACGCGGCCGGGCAGACCATGGCCGCGCTCGATCTGGACGCGCAGGAAGCCCTCTGGCAGCAGGCCAAGGCGGACGAGCCCAAGCCGTGA
- a CDS encoding DUF1304 domain-containing protein — MYWIALSLTLLVALLHVYFLVLEMFLWTRPLGLKAFRNTPEKAETTRVLAANQGLYNGFLAAGLLWGLFDHLPMLVNFMLGCVIVAGCYGAYSVNKRIFFIQAVPAILAVAAWWMVPA; from the coding sequence ATGTATTGGATCGCGCTGTCGTTGACCTTGCTGGTCGCCCTGCTGCACGTGTACTTCCTGGTCCTGGAAATGTTCCTGTGGACCCGGCCGCTGGGCCTGAAGGCCTTCCGCAACACGCCGGAGAAGGCCGAGACCACGCGCGTGCTGGCGGCCAACCAGGGCCTGTACAACGGCTTCCTCGCTGCCGGCCTGTTGTGGGGGCTGTTCGATCACCTGCCGATGCTGGTGAACTTCATGCTCGGCTGCGTGATCGTGGCCGGCTGCTACGGCGCCTACAGCGTCAACAAGCGGATCTTCTTCATCCAGGCCGTGCCGGCGATCCTGGCCGTGGCGGCATGGTGGATGGTGCCGGCCTGA
- a CDS encoding MFS transporter, translating into MSAAATAPVQSGLRGALRQSPPLIWACLYFFCLLSGYYVLRPVREAMAASADAKAVFPPVLIDWFSAHGIAVQDFVLQFLFTGVFFIMLVLQPLYGALVSRYARRVFLPAVYVFFIISLLGFYLLFDSGVPGRGMAFFFWAAVFNLFAVAVFWSFMADVFSNAQAREVYGYIGAAGTLGAFLGPIITAALVERVGIANLMLVSAGFLSACLVCIWRLRLWAVAREQEQKLVSGETPMGGSVLDGLKLIVREPLLRWLAVLVLFGVGVGTMLYNEQASIVRRLYPDAAASTAFFSRVDLAVNTLTLIVQLGFTRWLLSRYGIAPALLIPGVAIIIGFSILAASPLPLMVAMVQVMTRASEFSLAKPARETIYTRVDRQWRYKAGAAIDTVVYRGGDLTFAWVHKGLSLFGSHIVFVGGLVVAGAMTIAALGLLREEKKLPGERPE; encoded by the coding sequence ATGAGTGCTGCCGCAACAGCACCGGTGCAATCGGGCCTGCGCGGGGCGCTGCGCCAGTCGCCGCCCCTGATCTGGGCGTGCCTGTACTTCTTCTGCCTGCTGAGCGGCTACTACGTACTGCGCCCGGTGCGCGAGGCAATGGCTGCCTCGGCCGACGCCAAGGCGGTGTTCCCGCCCGTGCTGATCGACTGGTTCAGCGCGCATGGCATTGCGGTGCAGGACTTCGTGCTGCAGTTTCTGTTCACCGGGGTGTTCTTCATCATGCTGGTGTTGCAGCCGCTGTACGGCGCGCTGGTCAGCCGCTATGCGCGGCGGGTATTCCTGCCCGCGGTGTATGTCTTCTTCATCATCTCCCTGCTGGGTTTCTACCTGCTGTTCGACAGTGGCGTGCCTGGGCGCGGCATGGCGTTCTTCTTCTGGGCCGCCGTGTTCAACCTCTTTGCGGTGGCGGTGTTCTGGAGCTTCATGGCGGACGTGTTCTCCAACGCCCAGGCACGCGAGGTATACGGCTACATCGGCGCGGCAGGCACGCTCGGTGCGTTCCTGGGGCCGATCATCACGGCGGCGCTGGTGGAGCGGGTGGGTATTGCCAACCTGATGCTGGTCTCGGCCGGCTTTCTGAGTGCCTGCCTGGTCTGCATCTGGCGGCTGCGGTTGTGGGCGGTGGCACGGGAGCAGGAGCAGAAGTTGGTGTCGGGTGAAACCCCGATGGGCGGCAGCGTGCTCGACGGCCTGAAGCTGATCGTGCGTGAGCCGCTGTTGCGCTGGCTGGCTGTGCTGGTGCTGTTCGGCGTGGGCGTGGGCACGATGCTCTACAACGAGCAGGCCTCGATCGTGCGCCGCCTGTATCCCGACGCCGCGGCCAGCACGGCCTTCTTCTCGCGGGTGGACCTGGCGGTGAACACGCTGACCCTGATCGTGCAGCTCGGCTTCACCCGCTGGTTGCTGTCGCGGTACGGCATCGCCCCGGCGCTGCTGATCCCGGGTGTCGCCATCATCATCGGGTTTTCGATACTGGCCGCATCGCCGCTGCCGCTGATGGTGGCGATGGTGCAGGTGATGACCCGCGCCAGCGAATTCTCGCTGGCCAAGCCCGCGCGCGAGACCATCTACACCCGTGTGGACCGCCAGTGGCGCTACAAGGCCGGCGCGGCGATCGACACCGTGGTCTACCGTGGCGGCGACCTGACGTTCGCCTGGGTGCACAAGGGGCTGTCCCTGTTCGGTTCGCACATTGTCTTCGTCGGTGGGCTGGTGGTGGCCGGGGCGATGACGATTGCCGCGCTGGGCCTGCTGCGCGAAGAAAAGAAGCTGCCCGGCGAGCGACCGGAGTAA
- a CDS encoding SPFH domain-containing protein, with translation MFPTMLFSLVLAFVAVVILFKAVRMVPQGYEWTVERFGRYTHTMSPGLHFLIPIVYGVGRKVNMMEQVLDVPSQEVITKDNAAVRVDGVVFFQVLDAAKAAYEVANLEVAMIALVQTNIRTVIGSMDLDESLSQREVINAQLLSVVDHATNPWGVKVNRIEIRDIQPPRDLLDAMARQMKAEREKRAQILEAEGSRQSEILRAEGEKQATVLEAEGRKEAAFRDAEARERLAEAEAKATTMVSEAIAQGDVQAINYFIAQKYVEAFKELATSPNQKLVLMPMEASGVIGSIAGVAELAREAFAKQEEKKATRGVPPRIGG, from the coding sequence ATGTTTCCGACCATGCTGTTCTCGCTGGTGCTGGCCTTCGTGGCCGTTGTCATCCTGTTCAAGGCCGTGCGCATGGTGCCGCAGGGCTACGAATGGACCGTGGAGCGCTTCGGCCGCTACACCCACACCATGTCGCCGGGCCTGCATTTCCTGATCCCGATCGTCTACGGCGTGGGGCGCAAGGTGAACATGATGGAGCAGGTGCTGGATGTGCCCAGCCAGGAAGTGATCACCAAGGACAACGCTGCCGTGCGCGTGGATGGCGTGGTGTTTTTCCAGGTGCTCGATGCCGCCAAGGCCGCCTACGAGGTCGCCAACCTGGAGGTGGCGATGATCGCCCTGGTGCAGACCAACATCCGTACCGTGATCGGCTCGATGGACCTGGATGAATCGCTCAGCCAGCGCGAAGTGATCAACGCCCAGCTGCTGAGCGTGGTCGACCATGCCACCAACCCGTGGGGCGTGAAGGTCAACCGCATCGAAATCCGCGACATCCAGCCGCCGCGCGACCTGCTTGATGCGATGGCGCGGCAGATGAAGGCCGAACGCGAGAAGCGCGCGCAGATCCTGGAAGCCGAGGGTTCGCGCCAGTCCGAGATCCTGCGCGCCGAGGGCGAAAAGCAGGCCACGGTGCTCGAGGCCGAGGGACGCAAGGAGGCCGCCTTCCGCGATGCCGAAGCGCGCGAACGTCTGGCCGAGGCCGAAGCCAAGGCCACCACGATGGTGTCCGAGGCGATCGCCCAGGGCGACGTGCAGGCGATCAACTACTTCATCGCGCAGAAGTACGTGGAAGCCTTCAAGGAACTGGCGACCTCGCCGAACCAGAAGCTGGTGCTGATGCCGATGGAGGCCAGCGGGGTGATCGGCTCGATCGCCGGCGTCGCCGAGCTGGCCCGCGAAGCGTTCGCCAAGCAGGAAGAGAAGAAAGCCACGCGCGGCGTCCCGCCGCGGATCGGAGGCTGA
- a CDS encoding YnfA family protein has translation MKTLLLFVLTAVAEIVGCYLPWLWLRREGSAWLLLPAAASLALFAWLLTLHPAASGRVYAAYGGVYIGTALMWLWLVDGIRPSRWDLLGVGLCLAGMMVIMFAPRSA, from the coding sequence GTGAAAACGCTGCTGCTGTTCGTGCTGACCGCCGTGGCCGAGATTGTCGGGTGTTACCTGCCCTGGCTGTGGCTGCGCAGGGAGGGCAGCGCGTGGCTGCTGCTGCCGGCCGCTGCCAGCCTGGCATTGTTCGCCTGGCTGCTGACCCTGCACCCGGCCGCCAGCGGCCGTGTCTATGCGGCCTATGGCGGGGTCTACATCGGCACCGCGCTGATGTGGTTGTGGCTGGTGGACGGCATCCGCCCCAGCCGCTGGGACCTGCTGGGCGTCGGCCTGTGCCTGGCCGGGATGATGGTGATCATGTTCGCCCCGCGCAGCGCCTGA
- the nudE gene encoding ADP compounds hydrolase NudE, with protein MSRRLPIIHQITDEESGPFQRQHLDLEFSNGERRRFERLVTRGHGAVVVVPMLDDETVLLVREYAAGMHRYELGLVKGRIDAGETPEQAADRELKEEAGYGARRVDVLRAMTLAPTYMSHQSWLVVARDLYPERLAGDEPEELEVVPWKLADLDQLMLREDFSEGRSLAALFIAREWLGRKE; from the coding sequence ATGAGCCGTCGCCTGCCCATCATCCACCAGATCACGGACGAGGAAAGCGGGCCGTTCCAGCGCCAGCATCTGGATCTGGAATTCTCCAATGGCGAACGCCGCCGCTTCGAACGGCTGGTGACCCGCGGCCATGGCGCCGTGGTGGTGGTGCCGATGCTCGACGACGAGACCGTGCTGCTGGTGCGTGAATACGCCGCCGGCATGCATCGCTACGAGCTGGGCCTGGTGAAAGGGCGCATCGATGCCGGCGAGACGCCCGAACAGGCGGCCGACCGCGAATTGAAGGAGGAGGCCGGTTACGGTGCCCGTCGGGTCGATGTGCTGCGCGCAATGACGCTGGCGCCGACCTACATGAGCCACCAGTCGTGGCTTGTGGTGGCGCGCGATCTGTACCCCGAGCGCCTGGCCGGCGACGAGCCGGAGGAACTGGAAGTCGTGCCGTGGAAGCTGGCCGACCTGGACCAGCTGATGCTGCGCGAGGACTTCTCCGAGGGCCGATCGCTGGCGGCGCTGTTCATCGCGCGCGAGTGGCTGGGACGGAAGGAATGA
- a CDS encoding NfeD family protein, with protein MRWEVVAWGALALVLFAAEALAPGAFMLWIGIGAAAVFVLVAVFAEIPLLWQVVAFVVLSVVSIQCYRRWGRSHDRQSDQPLLNRRAEQLIGRVVVLDQAIIAGKGRAKVDDAFWVVAGPDLPAGSPVRVVAVEGMTLKVQQA; from the coding sequence ATGCGCTGGGAAGTGGTGGCCTGGGGCGCGCTGGCACTGGTGCTGTTCGCCGCCGAGGCGCTCGCGCCCGGTGCCTTCATGTTGTGGATCGGGATCGGTGCGGCTGCGGTGTTCGTGCTGGTGGCGGTGTTCGCCGAGATCCCGCTGCTGTGGCAGGTGGTCGCGTTCGTGGTGCTCAGCGTGGTCTCGATCCAGTGCTACCGCCGCTGGGGCCGGTCGCACGATCGCCAGAGCGACCAGCCGCTGTTGAACCGCCGCGCCGAACAGCTGATCGGGCGGGTGGTCGTGCTCGACCAGGCCATCATCGCCGGCAAGGGCCGGGCCAAGGTGGACGATGCCTTCTGGGTTGTCGCAGGTCCCGACCTGCCCGCCGGCAGCCCGGTACGGGTGGTGGCGGTGGAAGGGATGACGCTGAAGGTGCAGCAGGCCTGA